A single Pseudomonas sp. MM223 DNA region contains:
- the ycgM gene encoding putative protein YcgM (*Name ycgM) — protein MSYQHQYVDGTRIHFPLGKVVCIGRNYAEHAKELDNPIPTEPLLFIKPGSCVVPAEGGFKIPAERGSVHYEAEIAVLLGKPLSTHPSEEEVLDAISGYAPALDLTLRDVQAKLKEKGLPWELAKCFDGACVLPPFVSAASFEDVTDIPVRLTVNGEVRQDGNSAMMLNPIVPMIQYMAAHFSLQAGDVILTGTPAGVGPFNVGDELVLEAAGR, from the coding sequence ATGAGTTACCAGCACCAGTACGTAGACGGCACGCGCATTCACTTCCCGCTGGGCAAGGTGGTGTGTATTGGCCGTAACTATGCCGAGCATGCCAAGGAACTGGACAACCCGATCCCTACTGAGCCGCTGTTGTTCATCAAACCGGGCAGCTGCGTAGTGCCGGCCGAGGGCGGCTTCAAGATCCCGGCCGAGCGCGGCTCGGTGCACTACGAGGCCGAAATTGCCGTGCTGCTGGGCAAACCGCTGTCGACCCATCCGAGCGAGGAAGAGGTGCTGGACGCCATTTCCGGTTATGCCCCGGCGCTGGACCTGACCTTGCGCGACGTGCAGGCCAAGCTGAAAGAGAAGGGCCTGCCGTGGGAACTGGCCAAGTGTTTTGACGGCGCCTGCGTGTTGCCGCCGTTCGTCTCGGCTGCCAGCTTCGAGGACGTGACCGACATCCCGGTGCGCCTGACTGTAAACGGCGAAGTGCGCCAGGACGGCAACAGCGCGATGATGCTGAACCCGATCGTGCCGATGATCCAGTACATGGCGGCGCATTTTTCGCTGCAGGCGGGCGATGTGATCCTCACCGGCACCCCGGCGGGCGTAGGCCCGTTCAATGTCGGTGACGAGCTGGTGCTGGAGGCTGCCGGGCGTTAG
- the rpiA gene encoding Ribose-5-phosphate isomerase A (*Name rpiA): protein MTQDQLKQAVAQAAVDFILPKLDEKSVVGVGTGSTANFFIDALAQHKTAFDGAVASSEATAQRLKGHGIPVYELNSVSELEFYVDGADESDAHLNLIKGGGAALTREKIVAAVAKTFICIADGSKLVPVLGAFPLPVEVIPMARSHVARQLVKLGGDPVYREGVVTDNGNVILDVHNLQITNPVELEAQINAIVGVVTNGLFAARPADLLLLGTAEGVKSLKAE from the coding sequence ATGACCCAGGACCAACTCAAACAGGCCGTCGCCCAGGCCGCTGTCGACTTCATTCTGCCCAAGCTGGATGAAAAGAGCGTTGTCGGCGTCGGTACCGGTTCGACTGCCAACTTCTTCATCGACGCCCTGGCTCAGCACAAGACCGCCTTCGACGGCGCGGTTGCCAGCTCCGAAGCTACTGCCCAGCGCCTGAAGGGCCATGGCATCCCGGTGTACGAGCTGAACAGCGTCAGCGAGCTGGAATTCTACGTGGACGGCGCCGACGAGAGCGACGCGCACCTGAACCTGATCAAGGGCGGCGGTGCGGCCCTGACCCGCGAGAAGATCGTCGCCGCCGTGGCCAAGACCTTCATCTGCATCGCCGACGGCAGCAAGCTGGTGCCGGTGCTGGGCGCCTTCCCGCTGCCGGTCGAAGTGATCCCGATGGCCCGTAGCCATGTGGCCCGTCAGCTGGTCAAACTGGGCGGCGACCCGGTGTACCGCGAAGGTGTGGTTACCGACAACGGCAACGTGATCCTCGACGTGCACAACCTGCAAATCACCAACCCGGTGGAGCTGGAAGCGCAGATCAACGCCATCGTTGGCGTGGTGACCAACGGCTTGTTCGCGGCGCGGCCGGCGGATTTGCTGCTGCTGGGTACTGCTGAAGGCGTGAAGAGCCTGAAGGCCGAGTAA
- the yjiK_2 gene encoding putative protein YjiK (*Name yjiK_2): protein MPSPSSAPATPKRRFYLRWPFGLAVAAVIGYGVSVAMHWDDRGALWVKESFESTAERSESVWLPDYQVDIDAKPLPGMDDDEASDVSFNPRTRTLFAVMGKNPILVELSLDGDVLRKIPLNGWSNPEGVAVLEDGYLAITDERLHDLTVVKVDAQTTALNHDDFQSHDLGPSVKSNKGFEAVAWDPLRQRLVIGEERPPKLYTWNTDGRSPLKGDKQPMPSDELDLRNLSALGVDPRTGHLLVLSADSNMLLELDEQGQQVSFMTLLGGFNGLEDTIPRAEGVAMDDKGNLYMVSEPALFYRFKKN from the coding sequence ATGCCATCACCCTCCAGCGCCCCGGCAACTCCCAAGCGTCGCTTCTACCTGCGCTGGCCCTTCGGCCTGGCCGTGGCGGCGGTGATCGGTTATGGCGTATCGGTCGCCATGCACTGGGATGACCGCGGCGCGCTGTGGGTAAAGGAAAGCTTCGAAAGCACCGCCGAGCGCAGCGAAAGCGTGTGGCTGCCGGACTACCAGGTAGACATCGATGCCAAGCCCCTGCCGGGCATGGACGACGACGAAGCCTCGGACGTGTCCTTCAACCCGCGCACCCGTACTCTGTTCGCGGTCATGGGCAAGAACCCGATCCTGGTCGAGCTGAGCCTGGATGGCGATGTACTGCGCAAGATACCGCTTAACGGCTGGAGTAACCCGGAAGGCGTCGCCGTGCTGGAAGATGGCTACCTGGCCATTACCGACGAGCGCCTGCATGACCTGACCGTGGTCAAGGTGGATGCGCAAACCACGGCGTTGAACCACGACGATTTCCAAAGCCACGACCTGGGCCCGTCAGTGAAGAGCAACAAGGGCTTCGAGGCAGTGGCCTGGGACCCGCTGCGCCAGCGCCTGGTCATCGGCGAGGAGCGCCCACCCAAGCTGTACACCTGGAACACCGATGGCCGCAGCCCGCTCAAGGGTGACAAGCAGCCGATGCCCAGCGATGAACTCGACCTGCGCAACCTCTCGGCGCTGGGTGTCGACCCACGTACCGGTCACCTGCTGGTGCTTTCGGCCGACTCCAACATGCTGTTGGAGCTGGACGAGCAAGGGCAGCAAGTCAGCTTCATGACCTTGTTGGGCGGCTTCAACGGGCTTGAGGACACCATTCCGCGTGCCGAAGGGGTAGCCATGGACGACAAGGGCAACCTGTACATGGTCAGCGAGCCGGCGCTGTTCTATCGCTTCAAGAAGAACTGA
- the yjiK_1 gene encoding putative protein YjiK (*Name yjiK_1), translating into MRRFVRLFVVLAALGLLLLGWAGQEFRLFERGWFNLKTWWQPAEQSIGLDRYRVVVEAQPVEGLDDDISALTYDPDRKTLFTVTNARSELIELSLDGRILRRVPLTGFGDPEAVEYVGPNSYVITDERQQRLIRVRLEDDTMFLDAGDAEQLSLGIGLNGNKGFEGLAYDSAGKRLFVAKERDPMLIYEVHGFPHDNPEKPYAVHVVQDRKRDSRLFVRDLSSLQFDERSGHLLALSDESRLVLELDVEGRPLSTLSLRKGFQGLRATVPQAEGIAMDEAGTIYLVSEPNLFYVFKQPVE; encoded by the coding sequence ATGCGTCGTTTTGTTCGCCTGTTTGTTGTTCTGGCCGCCCTTGGCCTGCTCCTGCTTGGTTGGGCCGGGCAGGAGTTTCGTCTGTTCGAGCGTGGCTGGTTCAATCTGAAGACCTGGTGGCAGCCTGCCGAGCAGAGCATCGGCCTGGACCGCTACCGGGTGGTGGTGGAGGCGCAGCCGGTCGAAGGGCTGGATGACGACATCTCGGCGTTGACCTACGACCCCGACCGCAAAACCCTGTTCACCGTCACCAACGCCCGTTCGGAGTTGATCGAGCTATCGCTGGACGGCCGTATCCTGCGCCGCGTGCCGCTTACCGGCTTTGGTGACCCGGAAGCTGTGGAGTATGTTGGGCCGAACAGTTATGTAATCACCGACGAGCGTCAGCAGCGGCTGATTCGCGTGCGGCTGGAAGACGACACGATGTTCCTCGATGCCGGTGACGCTGAACAGCTCAGCCTGGGCATTGGCCTGAACGGCAACAAGGGGTTCGAGGGCCTGGCCTACGATTCGGCGGGCAAGCGCCTGTTCGTGGCGAAGGAGCGTGACCCGATGCTGATCTACGAGGTGCATGGCTTCCCCCATGACAACCCGGAAAAGCCCTACGCCGTGCATGTGGTGCAAGACCGCAAGCGTGATTCACGGCTGTTTGTGCGGGACCTGTCGAGTTTGCAGTTCGATGAGCGCAGCGGGCATTTGCTGGCGCTGTCGGACGAGTCGCGGCTGGTATTGGAGCTTGATGTGGAAGGCAGGCCGCTGAGCACCTTGTCGTTGCGCAAGGGCTTCCAGGGGTTGCGGGCGACGGTGCCGCAGGCGGAGGGGATTGCGATGGACGAGGCGGGGACCATCTATCTGGTCAGTGAGCCGAACCTGTTCTATGTGTTCAAGCAGCCGGTGGAGTGA